In a single window of the Populus alba chromosome 16, ASM523922v2, whole genome shotgun sequence genome:
- the LOC118037435 gene encoding probable glutathione S-transferase has translation MAEVKLLGAWGSPFSRRVEMALKLKGVEYEYIEEDLANKSPLLLKHNPIHKKVPVLLHNGKTVAESLVILEYIDETWKSNPILPEDPYDKAMARFWAKFIDEKCMPAIWQIMWSKENEREKAIEEAIQHLKTLENELKDKKFFGGETIGLVDIVANFIGFWLGAAQEATGMELVNKERFPVLCKWIDEYVNCSVVKENLPPKDKLIAFLRPRLSASSWKY, from the exons ATGGCTGAAGTGAAGTTGCTTGGAGCATGGGGAAGCCCTTTTAGTCGCAGAGTGGAGATGGCTCTTAAATTGAAAGGTGTTGAATATGAATACATAGAAGAAGATTTAGCTAATAAGAGCCCTTTGCTTCTCAAACACAACCCCATTCACAAGAAAGTCCCTGTCCTCCTCCACAACGGAAAAACAGTGGCAGAGTCGCTTGTTATTCTTGAGTACATAGATGAAACTTGGAAGAGCAACCCCATCTTGCCTGAAGATCCTTACGACAAAGCCATGGCTCGATTCTGGGCTAAATTCATTGACGAGAAG TGTATGCCTGCAATATGGCAAATCATGTGGTCTAAAGAGAATGAGCGTGAGAAGGCCATAGAAGAAGCAATTCAGCACCTGAAAACTTTGGAAAATGAGCtcaaagacaagaaattctttgGAGGAGAGACAATAGGGCTGGTAGATATTGTTGCTAATTTCATAGGCTTCTGGTTGGGAGCCGCTCAAGAAGCTACTGGGATGGAGTTGGTGAATAAAGAGAGGTTTCCCGTACTTTGCAAGTGGATTGATGAGTATGTTAACTGTAGCGTCGTCAAAGAAAATCTCCCTCCTAAAGATAAACTGATAGCTTTTCTGCGACCCCGCTTGAGTGCTTCCTCTTGGAAGTATTAG